GCGGCACGCGCGCCGGCGACGTCGACGTCCTCGCGCAGCTCGAGGGCCAGGGCGAGGGCGAGCTCGTCCAGCGGCGGGCACGCCCGGCAGGCCTGGTCGCAGAAGGGGGTCACGCGCTGGTCGGCCATCGTGTTCGGGAACCCTAACACCTACCAGGGCAGTCGGGAATGGCGTCCGCGTGACAGCCCGTCAGCTCGGGTAGGAGGCGCCCCACACGTCCGACGAGGAGAGGTCTGCTCGTGCATCGTCCCCCCTGCCTGGCGCGCTGCGCCGCCGTCTCGGCCCTGGCCCTCGCTGCCGCGGTGCCCGCCTCGGCGAGCGCCCAGGGCGACAGCGCCCCGTCCGCGCCGACCATCGACGTCGGCGGCGGCGAGACCCGCCTGCACCTGCGCGAGAGCTTCGTCGGCCGCCTCGCCGACAGCGGCATCCGCGTGTCCCTGTCGGGCGGGGCCCGCGGCGTGACGCTCCAGCGCTTCCCCGCCACGGGCGGGGAGCTCAACACCTTCACCGCCCAGGGCAGCGTGACCCACCGGGGGACCCTGACCCTGCGCCGCGGCTCGCGCGTCGTGCGGCTGACCGCGCCCCGCGTGACCTTCGGCCCCACGTCGAGCTTGAGCTTCCGGGTGCGCGGCGAGCGCGTGACCGTCCTGAACCTCTCGACGCGCACCACCTCGGCGATCGTCGTCGGCGCGACGCTCGTCGTGCCCGACGCGGCCGTCGTGTTCACCTCCGGCGGCGCCTCGGTCCTCAACCGGGCGCTGGGCACGCGGACGTTCCGGCGCAGCCTGCGCCTCGGCGATGCCTCGGTCCGCGCCACCCCGCGTGACACGGTGCAGCTGCGCGGCACGACCCAGCTCGCCCTCGAGCCGGCGTTCGCCCAGGCCGTGACGGCCGCGGGCGCGTCGTTCGGCGAGGTCCCGCCGGCGACGGTCCCGGCGGCGGGGACGCTGGCCTTCCCCATCGGCCGGCGCAGCATCGTGGCCCCCGCGCTGCAGACCGGCACGGTCGACCACGGCGGCGGCGTGAAGTTCGTGCGCGGCGCGAGCTCGATCAGCCTCACCGACCCCCTCGTGCGCTTCGACGCCACGCCGACCCTCGCCGTGCGGCTGAACTACCAGGGCGACCGGGTGGCGATCGGCGACCTGACGCTCGGCGACGCCCGACCCGTCACCTCGGGCGGGTCGTTCACGGTGGCGGGCATCCGCGTGGCGCTCAACGCCAACGCCGCGCGCGCCCTGAACGCGACGCTCGGCACCGCCTTCCAGCCCGGCACCGCCCTGGGCACGCTGACGATCCAGGGCCAGACGATCCAGCCGTGAGGAGCAGGGGTCAGACCCCTGCTGCTCACGGCTAGGGCCAGCCGCACCGCCGTCGTCCCCCGCGCGGGGGAAGATGGCGGTGCCGTGATCCGCGTCCTCGTCGTCGACGACCACCCCGCCCTGCGGGCGGGTCTCGAGGCCCTGCTCCGCTCGGAGCCGGGCTTCGTCAGCGTGGGCGCGGCCGGGACCGGCGCGCAGGCCACGGCGCTGGCGCGACGCCACGGGCCCGACGTCGTCCTGCTCGACGTCCGCCTGGGCGACGAGGACGGCATCGCGCTGTGCGCGACGCTGCGCGCGCTGCCCGACGCGCCGGCGGTCGTGATGGTCACCGCCGACGCCGGCCCGCAGCTGGAGCGGGCGGCGACCGCCGCCGGGGCGTCCGCCCTCCTGGACAAGGCGGCGGACCTCCCCGACGTGCTCGACGCGGTGCGGCTCGCGGCGCGCTCGAGGCGCGCCGCGGCCCCGTCCTGAGTCCCGGCTACGCGTCGGCCACCAGCTGGCGCAGCACGTAGCGCAGGATCCCGCCGTGGCGGAAGTACTCCGCCTCCTTCGGGGTGTC
The DNA window shown above is from Conexibacter sp. SYSU D00693 and carries:
- a CDS encoding response regulator transcription factor; amino-acid sequence: MIRVLVVDDHPALRAGLEALLRSEPGFVSVGAAGTGAQATALARRHGPDVVLLDVRLGDEDGIALCATLRALPDAPAVVMVTADAGPQLERAATAAGASALLDKAADLPDVLDAVRLAARSRRAAAPS